From the Bombus pascuorum chromosome 7, iyBomPasc1.1, whole genome shotgun sequence genome, one window contains:
- the LOC132909012 gene encoding guanine nucleotide-binding protein G(q) subunit alpha isoform X6, translating into MACCLSEEAREQKRINQEIERQLRKDKRDARRELKLLLLGTGESGKSTFIKQMRIIHGSGYSDDDKRGFIKLVYQNIFMAMQSMIRAMDLLKIQYASSANIEKAELVRSVDFETVTTFESPYVEAIKDLWADSGIQECYDRRREYQLTDSAKYYLLEIDRVAARGYLPTEQDILRVRVPTTGIIEYPFDLEEIRFSYLSDLERIEKPDFLPTEQDILRARAPTTGIIEYPFDLDSIIFRMVDVGGQRSERRKWIHCFENVTSIIFLVALSEYDQILFESENENRMEESKALFKTIITYPWFQQSSVILFLNKKDLLEEKIMYSHLVDYFPEYNGPQRDAIPAREFILQMFVELNPDIEKIIYSHFTCATDTENIKLVFCAVKDTIMQTALKEFNLA; encoded by the exons GTACTGGTGAATCCGGAAAATCCACCTTCATTAAACAGATGAGAATCATCCACGGCTCTGGTTACTCGGACGATGACAAGAGGGGGTTCATTAAACTCGTGTACCAAAACATTTTCATGGCCATGCAGTCCATGATCCGGGCGATGGACCTACTCAAGATCCAGTACGCCTCATCTGCGAATATA GAAAAAGCAGAACTCGTGCGAAGCGTGGACTTCGAGACAgttacaacttttgaaagtccATACGTAGAAGCAATCAAAGATTTATGGGCGGATAGTGGTATCCAAGAGTGTTACGATCGCAGGCGAGAATATCAGCTCACAGACTCCGCTAAGTA TTACCTATTGGAGATAGATCGCGTTGCAGCAAGGGGCTACCTCCCAACAGAACAGGACATTCTTCGTGTGAGAGTACCTACTACTGGTATAATTGAGTATCCTTTTGACTTGGAAGAAATTCGATTTAG TTATCTTAGTGACCTAGAACGTATCGAAAAGCCTGACTTCCTTCCTACCGAACAAGACATTCTTCGGGCTCGAGCTCCTACTACTGGCATTATAGAATATCCGTTTGATCTGGACTCCATCATATTTAG GATGGTAGACGTTGGTGGACAGAGATCAGAAAGAAGGAAGTGGATCCACTGTTTCGAGAATGTCACTTCTATCATCTTTTTAGTAGCTTTAAGTGAATATGatcaaattttgtttgaatCAGAAAATGag AATCGAATGGAAGAAAGTAAGGCTTTGTTCAAAACAATTATTACATATCCTTGGTTTCAACAGTCTTCTGTTATTCTGTTCCTAAACAAGAAAGATCTGCTCGAGGAGAAGATTATGTACTCTCATCTTGTTGACTATTTTCCTGAATATAATG GCCCACAAAGAGATGCCATACCTGCTAGAGAATTCATTTTACAGATGTTTGTCGAATTGAATCCAGATATTGAGAAGATTATATATTCACACTTTACGTGTGCCACAG ACACGGAAAACATTAAGCTTGTATTTTGTGCCGTTAAAGATACAATTATGCAAACTGCACttaaagaatttaatcttgCCTAA
- the LOC132909012 gene encoding guanine nucleotide-binding protein G(q) subunit alpha isoform X5, whose translation MACCLSEEAREQKRINQEIERQLRKDKRDARRELKLLLLGTGESGKSTFIKQMRIIHGSGYSDDDKRGFIKLVYQNIFMAMQSMIRAMDLLKIQYASSANIEKAELVRSVDFETVTTFESPYVEAIKDLWADSGIQECYDRRREYQLTDSAKYYLLEIDRVAARGYLPTEQDILRVRVPTTGIIEYPFDLEEIRFSYLSDLERIEKPDFLPTEQDILRARAPTTGIIEYPFDLDSIIFRMVDVGGQRSERRKWIHCFENVTSIIFLVALSEYDQILFESENENRMEESKALFKTIITYPWFQQSSVILFLNKKDLLEEKIMYSHLVDYFPEYNGPQRDAIPAREFILQMFVELNPDIEKIIYSHFTCATDTENIRFVFAAVKDTILQLNLKEYNLV comes from the exons GTACTGGTGAATCCGGAAAATCCACCTTCATTAAACAGATGAGAATCATCCACGGCTCTGGTTACTCGGACGATGACAAGAGGGGGTTCATTAAACTCGTGTACCAAAACATTTTCATGGCCATGCAGTCCATGATCCGGGCGATGGACCTACTCAAGATCCAGTACGCCTCATCTGCGAATATA GAAAAAGCAGAACTCGTGCGAAGCGTGGACTTCGAGACAgttacaacttttgaaagtccATACGTAGAAGCAATCAAAGATTTATGGGCGGATAGTGGTATCCAAGAGTGTTACGATCGCAGGCGAGAATATCAGCTCACAGACTCCGCTAAGTA TTACCTATTGGAGATAGATCGCGTTGCAGCAAGGGGCTACCTCCCAACAGAACAGGACATTCTTCGTGTGAGAGTACCTACTACTGGTATAATTGAGTATCCTTTTGACTTGGAAGAAATTCGATTTAG TTATCTTAGTGACCTAGAACGTATCGAAAAGCCTGACTTCCTTCCTACCGAACAAGACATTCTTCGGGCTCGAGCTCCTACTACTGGCATTATAGAATATCCGTTTGATCTGGACTCCATCATATTTAG GATGGTAGACGTTGGTGGACAGAGATCAGAAAGAAGGAAGTGGATCCACTGTTTCGAGAATGTCACTTCTATCATCTTTTTAGTAGCTTTAAGTGAATATGatcaaattttgtttgaatCAGAAAATGag AATCGAATGGAAGAAAGTAAGGCTTTGTTCAAAACAATTATTACATATCCTTGGTTTCAACAGTCTTCTGTTATTCTGTTCCTAAACAAGAAAGATCTGCTCGAGGAGAAGATTATGTACTCTCATCTTGTTGACTATTTTCCTGAATATAATG GCCCACAAAGAGATGCCATACCTGCTAGAGAATTCATTTTACAGATGTTTGTCGAATTGAATCCAGATATTGAGAAGATTATATATTCACACTTTACGTGTGCCACAG ATACAGAAAACATCAGATTTGTATTTGCAGCAGTGAAAGACACCATTCTGCAGTTAAActtaaaagaatataatttggTTTAG